A genomic stretch from Pseudobacteriovorax antillogorgiicola includes:
- a CDS encoding DUF6896 domain-containing protein, whose translation MCKIDKLKLLISRYLEFMAMIQALFKMKTDSTNPLLDWRQKKLPQTGKIGNFEYAFHGMGVSLEEGDFDADIEFGNEGAFGYFDAWRLICFARNYEEFSELNNQEEISLLLTQLKVAGYIKRDQDCWTDELYRVCD comes from the coding sequence ATGTGTAAAATAGATAAACTAAAATTGCTTATATCGCGCTACCTCGAATTTATGGCTATGATTCAAGCGTTGTTCAAAATGAAAACAGACTCGACAAACCCACTGCTAGACTGGCGGCAAAAAAAGCTCCCTCAAACTGGAAAAATTGGGAACTTCGAGTACGCCTTCCATGGTATGGGAGTTAGTCTTGAGGAAGGCGATTTTGACGCGGACATTGAGTTTGGAAACGAAGGGGCCTTTGGCTACTTTGACGCCTGGAGGCTTATCTGCTTCGCGCGAAACTATGAAGAGTTTTCTGAACTAAATAACCAAGAAGAAATAAGTTTACTGTTAACCCAGTTAAAAGTGGCTGGATACATAAAAAGGGACCAAGATTGCTGGACTGACGAGCTTTATCGCGTTTGCGACTAA